From the genome of Syngnathoides biaculeatus isolate LvHL_M chromosome 4, ASM1980259v1, whole genome shotgun sequence:
tcccgagtgttggagcaatatccagcaatacaacgagccggcattttggctaacacgaaggaacaacgagctacgttCCATCAGGTAAAAGTAGTAGAAACAGaggagaccgcttgagtgcgcaactgccctgtacgtcacatcctgcttcttctcgaaaacaaatccttcgagaggattttcatggcgggagttacaaaaagccatatttgtgaaaatcatgttttgtggtgaaaaaaactgatgggtacatactggctgctgttttttcataaataacatactaaaaatcatgcatttcatgacattggAGCTTTAAGAATTGAATTGTGAATGGATTTGAAGGCCTGGTCCTGTGTAGCAGGGACAGGAGGTTGGCATCAGCACGACCCTGCCCTTCTGAAAGGGTTGGTCAAGTAGTTCATGTCCTTTCTCCATTCAGAGATTCTCTTTGTATTATCTCCAAATCAGAGCAGTGCTGATATTGTGGTTCAGGCGGCTCTGTCCAGGTAGACTGGTTGAGACTGTTGAGGTTTCTCCAATTAAAAGTGATGAGTGCAGTGTCGCTGAAGACGTCAGTCAGATGAGACGGACAGCTCAATTGCATCTCCTCGCACACAGTCACTGCCTGGCTGATGTAGCCGTAGTCCCGCTTAAATTCTCTCTCGATCATTCTGTCCAGacaacaacagaaaataaatatcacATTACAAGATTATTTCGAATACGAAATGTATTTTACAAACCTCTCCCTCATGCCACTGAAGCTGTTTCCAATTATCGCCACAAGTGGTAGACATTTTGGATCCCAGTTCTTCCACAAGAGGTTGTTGTACAGCGCTTTCCCACAATGCACGAGGTAAAACAGCGTAGGCCTGGTGGCCAGTCGCTTCCCCTCCTGCACGTGATAAGGGGAGAAAGAAAAAGCAGTGAAATGGAAGGTAAATATACGCAACTATGTGCGCCTCAGCATACCGACCTCATTGTCCGTGAGCACAGTCAGACCCAACTCTCGGAGTACATCTTTTTCTCCAGAGGAGAATGCGGGGTCATAAACAAAACAGTCTTTTAATGGAATCTAGAACAGGCACATGAAGTTATGTTAGTATAAATGTTTAGACACGCCATAGCATCACACACCTTTGCCGCATCCAGGAGCAGGAGCATAACGGCAAGCTGGTACCGAGCGGAAACGCATGTGGAAAAGGTGCCCAGGCcataacacacacactccaGTGGACATATTTTGGGGTATGAAGTCTCTTGCAGCTGGCCTGATGAGACCTCCGTGTCTTTTTGGTtgaatgatgctgccaccagCATCTGCTCTGGGGAGAAGACAGGAAACGACAATGGTCACCGAATCTGTTGTTTCACCTTCTGAGTAGAACAAATATTCGGCATACCTGTCAACacgtacggtttagccgtagttcatacaGATTTTctggtgaatcttacgtatacggtcgtatatatcacaaatcatatggattttgtcaccatttttttcattattgcaatgcaaagtcaatatggatggatgctgtaatTTCGAGCCGAAGGGTCACCATTTAgagttggtgaaaaaagttacacatgaatacaattctgaacacagtaatgccactaTAGAGACAttgataattagacattaacttcagatattatcattgtggagatctacaataaaaatcattgaaaaactttgtgggttttttttccctgttattttgacatataattttcTTCGATGTGTTATATggattttttgctctctctaaggtttttttttgtagtttatacaggttggcgctccgaaaagttgacaggtatgattCAGAAGCGAagcaaatttaaatatttagtgcataaagtaactcaatgttctttacatgatttaaagactttaaaaacaaaggggaTAAAATGCttaaacgtttaaaaaaagagaaagattttttaaaaaattataactGCGCACAGTGCAAGAAATTTAATTTACAATTGGAAGTATTCTAaaagcagtacaaaaaaaaaaaaaaaaaaagaagagcttttaacctggacttaaaaacattaaaacttgggGCTGAGATTACtgctgttggcaacttattccatttgtgtgctacATAAACAACTTAAAGCATTGTCTAAACTTACCTTTCCATTCTTTCCAAAAGCTTTCATATCTCATTTCAGCCCTGCAGGGAATAACGGAAAGTTAACATGTGCGTACGAAATAatttcaacaaaacattttttgttcagtttCATTAATTGCTGCATGTCTTACACTGTTTCCCTTATCCTTTTAAGAGTTTTCCCAACATCAAGTGGCTCATTGCAGTGTGCTAAAGACATTTGCAATGGCTTCAAATTCCTGGATACGCCTTTCCGTCGACGTGCAACCTGCCACTCACCACCCGTGTCAGACATCTTAGGGAATTAAAgtgttatattattttttattgattaaaaGCCAAAACTTAGTGAATCTGTGGCTTTTAGTACTTAGAATTAGCGTGTCGCGGgggaatgtttttgtgtgacacCAGATTTCTCCTTCTGGAGTGATTTCCGGCTCAAGGGCTAGTAATattcatcatgttttttttttttgtttggattcATATATAACCATCAGAAATCCATTATGAGTGGTATTTATTCCTACACGGGTAAacatatcattttattaaaaaaaaaaaaaagagtcaacaTAAGAAGTGCT
Proteins encoded in this window:
- the srrd gene encoding SRR1-like protein isoform X2, which produces MKAFGKNGKMLVAASFNQKDTEVSSGQLQETSYPKICPLECVCYGLGTFSTCVSARYQLAVMLLLLDAAKIPLKDCFVYDPAFSSGEKDVLRELGLTVLTDNEEGKRLATRPTLFYLVHCGKALYNNLLWKNWDPKCLPLVAIIGNSFSGMRERMIEREFKRDYGYISQAVTVCEEMQLSCPSHLTDVFSDTALITFNWRNLNSLNQSTWTEPPEPQYQHCSDLEIIQRESLNGERT
- the srrd gene encoding SRR1-like protein isoform X1, which gives rise to MSDTGGEWQVARRRKGVSRNLKPLQMSLAHCNEPLDVGKTLKRIRETVAEMRYESFWKEWKEQMLVAASFNQKDTEVSSGQLQETSYPKICPLECVCYGLGTFSTCVSARYQLAVMLLLLDAAKIPLKDCFVYDPAFSSGEKDVLRELGLTVLTDNEEGKRLATRPTLFYLVHCGKALYNNLLWKNWDPKCLPLVAIIGNSFSGMRERMIEREFKRDYGYISQAVTVCEEMQLSCPSHLTDVFSDTALITFNWRNLNSLNQSTWTEPPEPQYQHCSDLEIIQRESLNGERT